Proteins encoded by one window of Bauldia sp.:
- the nusG gene encoding transcription termination/antitermination protein NusG translates to MEKKWYIVHAYSNFERKVADSIREKAQQTGLADLFDEILVPTEKVVEVRRGRKVDAERKFFPGYVLVKMTMTDEAYHLIKNTPKVTGFLGADNKPMAISEAEASRILQQVQEGVERPKPSVSFEIGEQVRVADGPFASFNGLVEEVDEVRARLKVAVSIFGRATPVELEYGQVEKL, encoded by the coding sequence ATGGAAAAGAAGTGGTACATCGTCCACGCCTATTCGAATTTCGAGCGCAAGGTCGCCGACTCGATCCGTGAGAAGGCCCAGCAGACCGGGCTTGCGGACCTGTTCGATGAAATCCTCGTGCCGACCGAAAAGGTGGTCGAGGTGCGCCGCGGCCGCAAGGTCGATGCAGAGCGCAAGTTCTTTCCCGGCTACGTGCTGGTGAAGATGACGATGACGGATGAGGCCTATCACCTCATCAAGAACACACCGAAGGTCACCGGCTTCCTCGGCGCCGACAACAAGCCGATGGCGATTTCGGAAGCGGAGGCGAGCCGCATCCTGCAACAGGTGCAGGAAGGCGTGGAGCGTCCCAAGCCGTCGGTCTCCTTCGAGATCGGCGAACAGGTTCGGGTGGCGGACGGTCCGTTCGCTTCCTTCAACGGACTGGTCGAGGAAGTCGACGAAGTCCGTGCCCGCCTCAAGGTGGCGGTTTCGATTTTCGGCCGGGCAACTCCGGTCGAACTCGAATACGGCCAGGTGGAGAAGCTTTAG
- a CDS encoding DUF2336 domain-containing protein, translated as MIVREFLIWIETAPAPRRAEAAHALARAYLYADVDDETRSAMEAALTLLLDDTSSDVRLALADSLGSSDKAPRHVIVTLAADQADVAELVLSRSPLFIDAELVDIAAAVAGRLQIAIAKRPVLSNAVAAAIAEVGDREACLTLLANPGAAIARISFRRMAERFGEDFEVRDALLGRKDLPADVHQRIIRAVGDQLGALIVRKAWVQEPRAKVVTREACDRATVAIAAETETEELSALVEHLRVTGQLTTALLLRAVCAGNVAFFETALASLSGAPQHRISSLVRAGRVSGLRAAYAKAGLPPLAFDAFAAALDTWRKAAGEGGPTDKYRFTMQMVDAVIARYADITDGEMNDLTTMLRRFAADQAREAARDFAKAAVAA; from the coding sequence ATGATCGTTCGCGAATTCCTCATCTGGATCGAAACGGCGCCGGCGCCGCGGCGGGCGGAAGCGGCGCACGCGCTCGCCCGCGCCTACCTTTATGCCGACGTCGACGACGAGACGCGGAGCGCGATGGAAGCGGCGCTGACGCTGCTGCTCGACGACACGTCTTCCGACGTCCGCCTGGCGCTCGCCGATTCTCTCGGCTCCAGCGACAAGGCGCCGCGCCACGTCATCGTGACGCTCGCCGCCGACCAGGCCGACGTCGCGGAACTCGTATTGTCGCGCTCGCCGCTGTTCATCGACGCGGAGCTGGTCGACATCGCCGCAGCCGTCGCCGGGCGGCTGCAGATCGCCATCGCGAAGCGGCCGGTGCTTTCCAATGCCGTTGCCGCGGCCATCGCCGAGGTCGGCGACCGCGAGGCGTGCCTGACGCTGCTCGCCAATCCCGGCGCAGCGATCGCGCGCATCAGCTTCCGGCGCATGGCGGAGCGGTTCGGCGAAGATTTCGAGGTGCGCGATGCGCTGCTCGGGCGGAAGGACCTGCCGGCCGACGTCCACCAGCGCATCATCCGCGCCGTCGGCGACCAGCTCGGCGCGCTGATCGTGCGCAAGGCCTGGGTGCAGGAGCCGCGGGCGAAGGTGGTGACGCGCGAAGCCTGCGACCGCGCCACCGTCGCCATCGCGGCGGAGACCGAGACGGAGGAACTGTCGGCGCTGGTCGAGCATCTGCGCGTCACCGGGCAGCTCACGACGGCGCTGCTCTTGCGCGCCGTGTGCGCCGGCAACGTCGCATTCTTCGAGACGGCGCTGGCGTCGCTGTCGGGCGCGCCGCAGCATCGCATTTCCAGTCTGGTGCGCGCCGGCCGCGTTTCCGGACTGCGCGCCGCCTACGCCAAGGCCGGATTGCCGCCGCTGGCGTTCGACGCATTCGCGGCCGCGCTCGACACGTGGCGGAAGGCGGCGGGCGAGGGCGGGCCGACCGACAAGTACCGCTTCACGATGCAGATGGTCGATGCGGTGATCGCGCGCTACGCCGACATCACCGACGGCGAGATGAACGACCTGACGACGATGCTCCGGCGCTTCGCCGCCGACCAGGCGCGCGAAGCGGCGCGCGATTTCGCCAAGGCGGCGGTGGCGGCTTAA
- the purU gene encoding formyltetrahydrofolate deformylase → MVAEPARFVLTLSCGDRRGIVAAVANSIASQGCNIVESAQYGDPETERFFMRVSFSAPNDVTVKSFSDGFMPVATGFNFQWTLHDLTVKPRVLILVSKFGHCLNDLLYRNSIGHLPMELTGVVSNHDAMRRRVEAEGIRYFHMPVTAETKAKQEAKLLALIDDEKVELIVLARYMQVFSPTMIARLASRHVSAINIHHSFLPSFIGARPYQQARQRGVKLIGATAHYVTPELDAGPIIEQDVGRVDHAMAEEEMIAAGRDIEATVLARAVRFHLEHRVLINDSRTVVFS, encoded by the coding sequence ATGGTGGCCGAGCCGGCACGATTTGTCCTGACGCTTTCCTGCGGCGACCGGCGCGGCATCGTCGCGGCGGTGGCGAACAGCATCGCGTCGCAGGGCTGCAACATCGTCGAGAGCGCGCAGTACGGCGACCCGGAGACGGAGCGTTTCTTCATGCGCGTCTCGTTCTCGGCGCCGAACGACGTCACCGTGAAATCGTTCAGCGACGGCTTCATGCCGGTCGCGACCGGGTTCAATTTTCAGTGGACGCTGCACGACCTGACGGTGAAGCCGCGCGTCCTCATCCTGGTCTCCAAGTTCGGCCACTGCCTCAACGATCTGCTCTACCGCAACTCAATCGGCCACCTGCCGATGGAGCTGACCGGCGTCGTATCCAACCATGACGCCATGCGGCGGCGGGTCGAGGCGGAGGGCATCCGCTATTTCCATATGCCGGTGACGGCCGAGACCAAGGCGAAGCAGGAAGCAAAGCTCTTGGCGCTGATCGACGACGAGAAGGTCGAGCTGATCGTGCTCGCCCGCTACATGCAGGTTTTCTCGCCGACGATGATTGCGCGGCTGGCGTCGCGTCACGTGTCGGCGATCAACATCCACCACTCGTTCCTGCCGAGCTTCATCGGCGCGCGACCCTACCAGCAGGCGCGGCAGCGCGGCGTGAAGCTGATCGGCGCCACGGCGCACTACGTCACGCCGGAGCTCGACGCCGGGCCGATCATCGAGCAGGACGTCGGGCGCGTCGATCACGCGATGGCGGAGGAGGAGATGATCGCCGCCGGGCGCGACATCGAGGCGACCGTGCTGGCGCGCGCGGTGCGCTTCCATCTCGAGCATCGCGTGCTGATCAACGATAGCCGCACCGTGGTTTTCTCCTGA
- a CDS encoding NAD kinase: MAGGRLKNASIAFISSGVDEARAAQARLIARYGGVAPEQADVIVALGGDGFMLQTLHAFMNTGKPIYGMNCGTIGFLMNDLTEDNVPARIAAASESVIHPLVMAALDATGATQTAYAINEVSLLRQSYQAAKLTITIDGHTRLEDLICDGLLVATPAGSTAYNLSAHGPILPIYAPLLALTPISAFRPRTWRGALLPDHVTVKITALETEKRPINAVADNVEFKSVVEVTIHQDRTAQSVILFDPDHSWDERILTEQFKY, encoded by the coding sequence ATGGCGGGCGGGCGGCTCAAGAACGCGTCCATTGCTTTCATTTCGAGCGGTGTCGACGAAGCGCGCGCCGCGCAGGCGCGCCTCATCGCCCGCTACGGCGGCGTCGCGCCCGAGCAGGCCGACGTCATCGTCGCGCTCGGCGGCGACGGCTTCATGCTGCAGACGCTGCACGCCTTCATGAACACCGGCAAGCCGATCTACGGCATGAACTGCGGCACCATCGGCTTCCTGATGAACGACCTCACCGAGGACAACGTCCCCGCCCGCATCGCCGCGGCCAGCGAGAGCGTCATCCATCCCCTCGTGATGGCGGCGCTGGACGCCACGGGCGCCACGCAGACCGCCTACGCCATCAACGAAGTCTCGCTGCTCCGCCAGTCCTACCAGGCGGCGAAGCTCACGATCACCATCGACGGCCACACGCGGCTGGAGGATCTCATCTGCGACGGCCTGCTGGTCGCGACGCCCGCCGGCAGCACGGCGTATAATCTCTCGGCGCACGGCCCGATCCTGCCGATCTACGCGCCCCTCCTCGCGCTCACTCCGATCAGCGCCTTCCGCCCACGCACGTGGCGCGGCGCGCTGCTCCCCGATCACGTCACGGTCAAGATCACGGCGCTGGAAACGGAGAAGCGCCCGATCAATGCGGTCGCCGACAACGTCGAGTTCAAGTCGGTGGTCGAGGTGACCATCCACCAGGATCGCACCGCGCAAAGCGTGATCCTGTTCGATCCCGATCACTCGTGGGACGAACGCATCCTCACCGAGCAGTTCAAGTATTAA
- the rplA gene encoding 50S ribosomal protein L1, with product MAIGKRNKTALEGVDREKLYTLSEAVKMVKERAKAKFDETVEIAMNLGIDPRHSDQMVRGVVSLPSGTGRTQRVAVFARGAKAEEAKKAGADVVGAEDLVEKVQGGTIDFDKCIATPDMMPLVGRLGKVLGPRGLMPNPKVGTVTNDVASAVRDAKGGAVEFRAEKAGIIQAGIGKASFDEKALVANVKAFTDAVQKSRPAGAKGTFVQRVAISSTMGPGVKVDPTTIATA from the coding sequence ATGGCAATCGGCAAGAGAAACAAGACGGCTCTGGAAGGCGTGGATCGCGAGAAGCTCTACACGCTCAGCGAGGCCGTGAAGATGGTCAAGGAGCGCGCCAAGGCGAAGTTCGACGAGACCGTCGAGATCGCGATGAACCTCGGCATCGACCCGCGCCATTCGGACCAGATGGTCCGCGGCGTCGTCTCGCTGCCGTCGGGCACCGGCCGTACGCAGCGCGTCGCGGTGTTCGCGCGCGGTGCCAAGGCGGAAGAGGCGAAGAAGGCGGGAGCCGATGTCGTCGGCGCCGAGGACCTCGTCGAGAAGGTGCAGGGCGGCACGATCGATTTCGACAAGTGCATCGCCACGCCCGACATGATGCCGCTGGTCGGCCGTCTCGGTAAGGTGCTCGGCCCGCGCGGCCTGATGCCGAACCCGAAGGTCGGCACTGTCACCAACGACGTTGCGTCGGCGGTGCGTGACGCCAAGGGCGGCGCGGTCGAGTTCCGCGCCGAGAAGGCGGGGATCATCCAGGCCGGCATCGGCAAGGCGAGCTTCGACGAGAAGGCGCTGGTCGCCAACGTCAAGGCGTTCACCGACGCGGTGCAGAAGTCGCGCCCGGCCGGCGCCAAGGGAACATTCGTGCAGCGGGTCGCCATCTCCTCGACCATGGGTCCGGGAGTGAAGGTCGATCCGACGACGATCGCGACCGCGTAA
- the secE gene encoding preprotein translocase subunit SecE, with amino-acid sequence MAERTNPLQFLQQVRAEAGKVVWPSRRETAVSTVMVIAMAFLAAIFFLTADQVISYAVKFLLGLGSGTTG; translated from the coding sequence ATGGCCGAAAGAACCAATCCTCTTCAATTCCTCCAGCAGGTGCGGGCGGAAGCGGGCAAGGTCGTCTGGCCGAGCCGGCGCGAGACGGCGGTTTCCACGGTCATGGTGATCGCAATGGCGTTCCTGGCGGCGATCTTCTTTCTGACCGCCGACCAGGTCATCAGCTACGCGGTGAAGTTCCTTTTGGGCCTTGGCAGCGGCACGACGGGCTAA
- a CDS encoding EF-Tu/IF-2/RF-3 family GTPase, translating into MIFAFMRRAVLVTGAVVALTGMARADDALFLPVADVFPISGMGTVALGTVVRGEIHTGDAVEVVGGAGAPIKATVLQLQIHAANVDSAKAGDDVGVLLRGVDQDTIERGRVIAAPGSVTAHTHVTAEITLAAEGGRSTPVADGYRPLLAIFTASVSATLKLGDATLAPGGKATVPVELEDPVALLVGDTFDVTEGGRSVGSGTVVSIED; encoded by the coding sequence ATGATTTTCGCGTTTATGCGCCGGGCCGTGCTGGTTACCGGTGCGGTCGTCGCTTTGACGGGCATGGCGCGGGCGGACGACGCCTTGTTCCTGCCGGTCGCCGATGTCTTCCCGATTTCGGGGATGGGGACGGTGGCCCTCGGCACTGTGGTGCGCGGGGAAATCCACACCGGCGATGCGGTCGAGGTCGTCGGCGGAGCGGGGGCGCCGATCAAGGCGACCGTGCTGCAGTTGCAGATCCATGCCGCCAACGTCGATAGCGCGAAGGCCGGCGACGACGTCGGGGTGCTGCTCCGCGGCGTCGACCAGGACACGATCGAGCGCGGGCGCGTCATCGCGGCGCCGGGTTCGGTGACGGCGCATACGCACGTCACCGCGGAGATCACGCTCGCCGCCGAGGGCGGGCGCTCGACGCCGGTAGCCGACGGATACCGGCCGCTGCTCGCGATATTTACGGCGAGCGTCAGCGCGACGCTGAAGCTGGGCGATGCCACTCTGGCGCCTGGCGGCAAGGCGACGGTGCCGGTGGAGCTCGAGGACCCGGTGGCGCTGCTGGTCGGCGACACGTTCGACGTGACCGAGGGTGGACGCTCGGTCGGGTCGGGGACCGTAGTTTCGATCGAGGATTAG
- the folD gene encoding bifunctional methylenetetrahydrofolate dehydrogenase/methenyltetrahydrofolate cyclohydrolase FolD, with the protein MTARLIDGRAIAAEVTARVADQARRLKAEAGIVPGLAVVLVGNDPASEIYVGAKGRKAEELGFRSVQHTLAAATGEVELLALIEKLNRDPAIHGILVQFPVPAQIDRVRVVEAISPAKDVDGLHPINVGRLAAGIGGGMVPCTPAGCLILIRRSVPDGLAGKNAVVVGRSALVGRPMAQLLLDANCTVTVAHSKTRDLAGVVRGGDIVVAAAGRAEMIRGDWIKPGAVVIDVGVTRLPAPEKGPGKTRLSGDVAFAEAVEVAGAITPVPGGVGPMTIAMLMANTLTAACRAAGIAPPDFA; encoded by the coding sequence ATGACGGCGCGGCTGATCGATGGGCGCGCGATCGCCGCGGAGGTCACGGCACGGGTCGCCGACCAGGCGCGGCGGCTGAAGGCGGAAGCCGGGATCGTGCCGGGCCTCGCCGTGGTGCTGGTCGGCAACGATCCGGCAAGCGAGATTTACGTCGGTGCCAAGGGCAGGAAGGCAGAAGAGCTCGGCTTCCGCTCCGTGCAGCACACGCTCGCCGCTGCGACGGGCGAGGTGGAGTTGCTGGCGCTGATCGAGAAGCTCAACCGCGACCCGGCGATCCACGGCATCCTGGTGCAGTTTCCGGTGCCGGCGCAGATCGACCGCGTTAGGGTCGTCGAGGCGATCAGCCCGGCGAAGGATGTCGATGGTCTGCATCCGATCAACGTCGGGCGCCTCGCCGCCGGCATCGGCGGCGGCATGGTGCCGTGCACGCCGGCGGGATGCCTGATCCTGATCCGGCGGTCGGTGCCGGATGGGCTGGCGGGGAAAAACGCGGTCGTCGTCGGGCGCTCGGCGCTGGTCGGACGGCCGATGGCGCAGTTGCTGCTCGATGCCAACTGCACGGTGACGGTGGCGCATTCCAAGACGCGCGATCTCGCGGGCGTCGTACGCGGCGGCGACATCGTCGTGGCGGCGGCGGGCAGGGCGGAGATGATCCGCGGCGACTGGATAAAGCCGGGCGCGGTCGTCATCGACGTTGGTGTGACGCGGTTGCCGGCGCCGGAGAAGGGGCCGGGCAAGACGCGGCTCTCCGGTGACGTTGCCTTCGCCGAGGCCGTGGAGGTCGCCGGCGCGATCACGCCGGTGCCGGGCGGCGTCGGGCCCATGACCATCGCGATGTTGATGGCGAATACGCTCACGGCCGCCTGTCGAGCCGCCGGAATCGCACCGCCGGATTTTGCGTAA
- the thrS gene encoding threonine--tRNA ligase has protein sequence MIHLTFPDNSVREFPAGITGRDVAEGISKSLAKKAVAMALDGTVADLSDPIQKDAKIEIVTRDDPRALELIRHDAAHVMAEAVQELYPGTQVTIGPVIENGFYYDFFRNEPFTTDDLPKIEAKMREIVQRNLPFTKEVWSRDDAKQVFADKGEMFKVELVDAIPADQQIKIYKQGDWFDLCRGPHMASTGQIGQAFRLMKVAGAYWRGDARNPQLTRIYGTAWQSEEELKRYLTMLEEAEKRDHRRLGREMDLFHFQEEGPGVVFWHPKGWTMFQALIAYMRRRLRADYQEVNAPQMLDKVLWETSGHWGTFRENMFKVQPAGDEIDDNDRLYVLKPMNCPGHIQIFKHGLKSYRDLPLRFAEFGAVHRYEPSGALHGLLRVRGFTQDDAHIFCTEEQLAAECLKINDLILSTYADFGFSEVVVKLSTRPEKRVGSDSAWDEAEAIMLNVLKTIEAQSGGKVKTGINPGEGAFYGPKFEYVLRDAIGRDWQCGTTQVDFNMPGRFGAFYIDADGSKKTPLMVHRAICGSMERFLGVLMENYAGHFPLWFAPVQVVVATITQDADDYARRVAAELTRAGLRVETDLRNEKINYKVREHSLQKVPVILVCGRREAEESSVNIRRLGSQDQKSMLLADAVAALQQEAEAPDVKREAAEAKAA, from the coding sequence ATGATCCACCTGACCTTCCCCGACAATTCCGTTCGCGAATTTCCGGCCGGCATCACCGGCAGGGATGTCGCCGAGGGCATCTCCAAGTCGCTCGCCAAGAAGGCGGTGGCGATGGCGCTCGACGGGACCGTCGCCGACCTTTCCGACCCGATCCAGAAAGACGCGAAGATCGAGATCGTGACGCGCGACGATCCGCGCGCGCTGGAGCTCATCCGCCACGATGCGGCGCACGTCATGGCCGAGGCGGTGCAGGAGCTCTATCCCGGCACGCAGGTGACCATCGGTCCGGTGATCGAGAACGGTTTCTACTACGACTTCTTCCGCAACGAGCCGTTCACCACCGACGACCTGCCGAAGATCGAAGCCAAGATGCGCGAGATCGTGCAGCGCAATCTGCCCTTCACCAAGGAAGTGTGGTCGCGCGACGACGCCAAGCAGGTGTTCGCCGACAAGGGCGAGATGTTCAAGGTCGAGCTGGTCGATGCGATTCCCGCCGACCAGCAGATCAAGATCTACAAGCAGGGCGACTGGTTCGATCTCTGCCGCGGGCCGCACATGGCCTCGACGGGGCAGATCGGGCAGGCGTTCAGATTGATGAAGGTCGCCGGCGCCTACTGGCGCGGCGACGCGCGCAACCCGCAGCTCACGCGCATCTACGGCACCGCCTGGCAGAGCGAGGAGGAGCTGAAGCGCTACCTCACCATGCTCGAGGAGGCGGAGAAGCGCGACCATCGCCGGCTCGGCCGCGAGATGGACCTCTTCCATTTCCAGGAGGAGGGGCCGGGCGTCGTCTTCTGGCACCCGAAGGGCTGGACGATGTTCCAGGCGCTGATCGCGTACATGCGCCGGCGGCTGCGCGCCGACTACCAGGAAGTCAACGCGCCGCAGATGCTCGACAAGGTGCTGTGGGAGACGTCCGGCCACTGGGGCACCTTCCGCGAAAACATGTTCAAGGTGCAGCCGGCCGGCGACGAGATCGACGACAACGATCGCCTCTACGTGTTGAAGCCGATGAACTGCCCGGGCCACATCCAGATATTCAAGCACGGGCTGAAATCTTACCGCGACCTGCCGCTGCGCTTCGCCGAGTTCGGCGCCGTGCATCGCTACGAACCGTCGGGCGCGCTGCACGGGTTGCTGCGCGTGCGCGGCTTCACGCAGGACGACGCGCACATCTTCTGCACCGAGGAGCAGCTCGCGGCGGAGTGCCTGAAGATCAACGACCTGATCCTGTCGACCTACGCCGACTTCGGCTTCAGCGAGGTCGTCGTGAAGCTGTCGACGCGGCCGGAGAAGCGCGTCGGCTCGGACTCCGCCTGGGACGAGGCGGAAGCCATCATGCTCAACGTGCTGAAGACGATCGAGGCGCAGTCGGGCGGCAAGGTGAAGACCGGCATCAACCCGGGCGAGGGCGCCTTCTACGGGCCGAAGTTCGAGTACGTGCTGCGCGACGCCATCGGCCGCGACTGGCAGTGCGGCACGACGCAGGTCGATTTCAACATGCCCGGCCGCTTCGGCGCCTTCTACATCGACGCCGACGGCTCGAAGAAGACGCCGCTCATGGTCCATCGCGCCATTTGCGGCTCGATGGAGCGCTTCCTCGGCGTGCTGATGGAAAATTACGCCGGGCATTTCCCGCTGTGGTTCGCGCCGGTGCAGGTCGTCGTCGCGACGATCACGCAGGACGCCGACGACTACGCCAGACGCGTCGCGGCGGAACTGACCCGGGCGGGGCTGCGCGTCGAGACCGACCTCCGCAACGAGAAGATCAACTACAAGGTGCGCGAGCACTCGCTGCAGAAGGTGCCGGTGATCCTGGTATGCGGCCGGCGTGAGGCGGAGGAGTCTTCCGTCAACATTCGCCGGCTCGGATCGCAGGACCAGAAGTCGATGTTGCTCGCCGACGCGGTCGCGGCCCTGCAGCAGGAAGCCGAAGCGCCGGACGTCAAGCGCGAGGCAGCCGAGGCGAAGGCGGCGTAG
- the rplK gene encoding 50S ribosomal protein L11 encodes MAKKVAGYLKLQVPAGAANPSPPIGPALGQRGINIMEFCKAFNAQSQEMEKGSPIPVEITYYQDKSFTFKMKTPPVSFFLKKAAAIPKGSQTPGRGTAGSITKTQVRDIATKKLKDLNATSVEAAMRMVEGSARSMGLTVTE; translated from the coding sequence ATGGCAAAGAAAGTTGCCGGGTATTTGAAGCTTCAGGTACCCGCCGGCGCGGCCAACCCGTCGCCGCCGATCGGTCCCGCGCTCGGTCAGCGCGGCATCAACATCATGGAATTCTGCAAGGCGTTCAACGCCCAGTCGCAGGAAATGGAGAAGGGTTCGCCGATCCCGGTGGAGATCACCTACTACCAGGACAAATCCTTCACCTTCAAAATGAAGACGCCGCCGGTGTCCTTCTTCCTGAAGAAGGCCGCGGCGATCCCGAAGGGCAGCCAGACACCCGGCCGCGGCACGGCCGGCTCGATCACCAAGACGCAGGTGCGCGACATCGCGACGAAGAAGCTCAAGGACCTCAACGCCACCTCGGTCGAGGCGGCGATGCGGATGGTCGAAGGCTCGGCCCGTTCCATGGGCCTCACGGTGACGGAGTAA
- a CDS encoding MmcQ/YjbR family DNA-binding protein, giving the protein MATGLFAVNAPRIYRSVMPAPPSHTAAETALRRYALSLPEASEQFPWGERVIKVRGKIFVFLGLVEDQLRVGVKLPLSSEMALTLPYVEPTGYGLGRSGWITAQIPSGQKPNTDLLKTWIAQSYRAIAPKKLAALVIAKVNP; this is encoded by the coding sequence ATGGCGACGGGCCTGTTTGCTGTCAACGCGCCGCGTATCTATAGAAGCGTGATGCCGGCACCTCCTTCCCATACCGCGGCCGAAACCGCGCTGCGGCGCTACGCCCTGTCGCTTCCCGAGGCGTCGGAGCAGTTTCCGTGGGGCGAGCGCGTCATCAAGGTGCGCGGCAAGATCTTCGTGTTCCTCGGGCTGGTCGAGGATCAGCTCCGCGTCGGCGTGAAGCTGCCGCTGTCGTCCGAGATGGCGCTGACGCTCCCCTACGTCGAGCCGACCGGCTATGGACTGGGACGGAGCGGCTGGATAACCGCACAGATACCATCCGGCCAGAAGCCCAACACCGATCTCCTCAAGACCTGGATCGCGCAAAGCTACCGCGCCATCGCCCCGAAGAAGCTCGCCGCGCTGGTGATCGCCAAGGTGAACCCATGA
- a CDS encoding nitroreductase, with protein MTDALDLLKTRKSISAQFLAGPGPTDAELTEMLTIAARVPDHGKLTPWRFILFKGDERRKAGEALAKLFATRNPAADEKQIEEERARFARAPLVVAVVSRAAAHPKIPEFEQLLSAGNAAFNLELAAHALSYAAQWTTGWVAYDEEAGRILGLQPGERFVGFIHIGKSTVPFTDRPRPALGDVVSEWKAPT; from the coding sequence ATGACCGACGCGCTCGACCTGCTCAAGACCCGCAAATCCATCTCCGCCCAGTTTCTCGCCGGCCCGGGGCCGACAGACGCGGAACTGACCGAGATGCTGACCATCGCGGCACGCGTGCCCGACCACGGCAAGCTGACGCCGTGGCGTTTCATCCTGTTCAAGGGCGACGAGCGGCGGAAGGCCGGCGAGGCGCTGGCGAAGCTGTTCGCTACGCGCAATCCGGCGGCGGACGAGAAGCAGATCGAGGAGGAACGGGCGCGCTTCGCGCGGGCGCCGCTGGTAGTGGCGGTGGTCAGCCGGGCGGCGGCGCACCCCAAGATTCCGGAATTCGAGCAACTTCTCTCTGCCGGGAACGCCGCCTTCAACCTGGAGCTGGCGGCCCACGCGCTGAGCTACGCCGCGCAGTGGACGACCGGCTGGGTCGCCTACGACGAGGAGGCTGGGCGCATTCTCGGCCTTCAGCCGGGCGAGCGGTTCGTCGGCTTCATCCACATCGGCAAGTCGACGGTGCCGTTCACCGACCGGCCGCGGCCGGCGCTCGGCGATGTCGTCAGCGAGTGGAAGGCGCCGACTTAG
- the rlmB gene encoding 23S rRNA (guanosine(2251)-2'-O)-methyltransferase RlmB: MTRHNTPQERQERQQQRIAEQKRLATLHPAERRPDSLWIYGIHAVAAALNNPRRKINRILATPNAVARVAEAGAALPFAPEDAHPRDLDRLLGTDAVHQGIALEVAALPALGLDAIAAAKLIVVLDQVTDPHNVGAILRSAVAFAADAIVTTGRHAAAESGTLAKAASGALDQIKWIEVQNLARALEEIGRMGFTRVGLDSDAEANIETAFTGPRIALVLGAEGKGLRRLTQETCDVVASLKVPGAITSLNVSNAAALALYLASRHLNAGA, encoded by the coding sequence ATGACCCGCCACAACACCCCCCAGGAGCGCCAGGAGCGCCAGCAGCAGCGCATCGCCGAGCAGAAGCGGCTGGCGACGCTGCATCCGGCCGAGCGCCGGCCGGACTCGCTGTGGATCTACGGCATCCATGCCGTCGCCGCCGCGCTCAACAATCCGCGTCGCAAGATCAACCGCATCCTCGCGACGCCCAATGCCGTCGCCCGTGTCGCCGAAGCCGGCGCCGCGCTGCCCTTCGCGCCGGAGGACGCGCACCCGCGCGATCTCGACCGCCTGCTTGGCACCGATGCCGTCCACCAGGGCATCGCGCTCGAGGTCGCCGCGCTGCCGGCGCTCGGCCTCGACGCCATCGCCGCGGCAAAGCTGATCGTCGTCCTCGATCAGGTCACCGACCCGCACAATGTCGGCGCGATCCTGCGCTCCGCCGTCGCCTTCGCCGCCGACGCCATCGTCACCACCGGCCGCCACGCCGCGGCCGAAAGCGGCACGCTCGCCAAGGCCGCCTCGGGCGCGCTCGACCAGATCAAATGGATCGAGGTGCAGAATCTCGCCCGCGCGCTGGAGGAGATCGGCCGCATGGGCTTCACCCGCGTCGGCCTCGACAGCGACGCGGAAGCGAACATCGAGACCGCGTTCACGGGCCCGCGCATTGCGCTGGTGCTCGGCGCCGAAGGCAAGGGCCTCCGCCGGCTGACGCAGGAAACCTGCGACGTGGTCGCGAGCCTCAAGGTCCCGGGCGCCATCACCAGCCTCAACGTCTCGAACGCCGCCGCGCTGGCGCTCTATCTCGCCAGCCGGCATCTCAACGCCGGCGCCTGA
- the yidD gene encoding membrane protein insertion efficiency factor YidD, with product MSDLSLTRVPGLLGIGAIRLYRLFLSPLIGRSCRYLPTCSEYTEEAIAKYGLWRGSWIGLARLQRCGPFGASGFDPVPETLPTDAAWYRPWRYGHWTGDHIHPDTRLDV from the coding sequence ATGAGCGATCTCTCCCTCACGCGCGTGCCCGGCCTTCTCGGCATCGGCGCGATCAGGCTTTACCGGCTGTTCCTGTCGCCGCTGATCGGGCGCTCGTGCCGCTATCTGCCGACGTGCTCGGAGTACACGGAGGAGGCGATCGCGAAATACGGGCTGTGGCGCGGCTCGTGGATCGGGCTGGCGCGGCTGCAGCGCTGCGGGCCGTTCGGCGCGTCGGGCTTCGATCCGGTGCCGGAGACTTTGCCGACGGACGCCGCGTGGTATCGGCCGTGGCGCTACGGGCACTGGACCGGCGACCACATTCACCCGGATACGCGGCTGGACGTCTGA